Proteins encoded together in one Leptospira bourretii window:
- a CDS encoding Fur family transcriptional regulator, with amino-acid sequence MLAFEEYLKEKGLKITNQRLLVAQKIFSSHNHFTAEGLLDELKDNKDRISKATIYRILAIMVEAGLLEEHDFGKDYKYYEHIIGHEHHDHIICMQCGRIVEFIDERIEELQNKAASENGFTITGHSLNIFGNCLNFATCEHKTKK; translated from the coding sequence ATGCTCGCCTTTGAAGAGTATCTCAAAGAAAAAGGACTAAAAATCACCAACCAACGTTTGTTAGTTGCGCAAAAGATTTTTTCTTCACATAATCATTTTACTGCCGAAGGTCTTTTGGATGAACTAAAAGACAATAAAGATCGAATTTCCAAGGCAACCATCTATAGAATCCTCGCGATTATGGTAGAGGCGGGATTACTCGAAGAACATGACTTTGGCAAAGATTATAAATATTATGAACATATCATTGGTCACGAACACCATGATCATATTATCTGTATGCAGTGCGGACGGATTGTTGAATTCATAGATGAACGAATTGAAGAACTACAAAACAAAGCGGCTTCTGAAAATGGATTTACCATCACAGGACATAGTTTGAATATTTTTGGTAATTGTTTGAATTTTGCCACTTGCGAACATAAAACAAAAAAATAG